One genomic region from Lycorma delicatula isolate Av1 chromosome 1, ASM4794821v1, whole genome shotgun sequence encodes:
- the LOC142322086 gene encoding uncharacterized protein LOC142322086 isoform X1, which translates to MASLDKLTLNNQIVLMRHDIRRAKLHTINKMVKQSRKLKNKHGTEEQRSKYMRKYERLIEEIKMIKELKNDEISKFFLATDQDSLFILNDPNSNAKLKALAKVGTNDVLKASLYEFKKKYPNASNEVPLLLSGLGKRVKKRKKNKSENLKESNINTSNISPTKKKFIGNANSYNDHNHTIKTQGNNRFLVKRVNKRSRDKKEETDPTKKEGTLNVKKFKSNLSKIDQMDLSILKENKLLEEKPQKPSFKKEDKKDEIKIADPFFVTADNTEYMTVATSEKQIEVLKNVNENFKRKSEKYTNYNKFENNNNNNRGKFTGKKFSDKFNFKERFNGSKHINVKQENRFTRRNTTNNSSIVERLHPSWEAKKKQSGLIMTQFAGKKIVFED; encoded by the exons atggcTAGTTTGGATAAGTTAACTCTGAATAATCAG ATTGTTTTGATGAGACATGACATAAGACGAGCCAAGCTTCATACAATAAATAAGATGGTGAAACAATCAAGAAAGCTTAAGAATAAACATGGAACTGAAGAGCAAAGAAGTAAATATATGAGGAAATATGAACGATTAATTGAAGAAATCAAAATGATAAAG gaattgaaaaatgatgaaatatctAAATTCTTCTTGGCAACTGATCaggattctttatttattctgaatGAT CCAAATAGTAATGCCAAATTGAAAGCATTAGCTAAAGTAGGTACAAATGATGTTTTAAAGGCATccttatatgaatttaaaaagaagtatCCTAATGCAAGCAATGAAGTGCCTTTATTGTTATCAGGATTGGGTAAACGAGTTAAAAAGCGAAAGAAAAATAAGTccgaaaatttaaaagaaagtaatattaataccaGTAATATAAGTCCCACTAAGAAGAAGTTTATTGGTAATGCCAATAGTTATAATGACCACAACCATACAATAAAAACGCAaggaaataatagatttttagtaaaacgtgtaaataaaagaagtcgtgataaaaaagaagaaacagatcCTACAAAGAAAGAAGGGACactaaatgtaaagaaatttaaaagtaatttaagtaaaatagatCAAATGGATCTcagtatattaaaagaaaataaattactggaaGAAAAACCACAAAAACCCAGTTTCAAAAAAGAGGACaagaaagatgaaataaaaattgctgaTCCATTCTTCGTTACAGCTGATAACACGGAATACATGACTGTAGCGACTAGTGAAAAACAAATCGAagtattgaaaaatgtaaatgaaaattttaaaagaaaatctgaaaaatatacaaattacaataaatttgaaaataataataataataatagaggtAAATTTACTGGGAAGAAAtttagtgataaatttaattttaaagaaagatttaatgGTAGCAAACATATAAATGTGAAACAGGAAAATAGATTTACTAGAcgaaatacaacaaataattcaaGCATAGTGGAAAGATTACATCCTTCATGGGAAGCCAAAAAGAAACAATCAGGTTTAATTATGACACAATTTGCTGGAAAGAAGATAGTATTTGAAGATTaa
- the LOC142322086 gene encoding uncharacterized protein LOC142322086 isoform X2, with protein sequence MYKKTYSSLSIVLMRHDIRRAKLHTINKMVKQSRKLKNKHGTEEQRSKYMRKYERLIEEIKMIKELKNDEISKFFLATDQDSLFILNDPNSNAKLKALAKVGTNDVLKASLYEFKKKYPNASNEVPLLLSGLGKRVKKRKKNKSENLKESNINTSNISPTKKKFIGNANSYNDHNHTIKTQGNNRFLVKRVNKRSRDKKEETDPTKKEGTLNVKKFKSNLSKIDQMDLSILKENKLLEEKPQKPSFKKEDKKDEIKIADPFFVTADNTEYMTVATSEKQIEVLKNVNENFKRKSEKYTNYNKFENNNNNNRGKFTGKKFSDKFNFKERFNGSKHINVKQENRFTRRNTTNNSSIVERLHPSWEAKKKQSGLIMTQFAGKKIVFED encoded by the exons atgtataaaaaaacatacagcAGTTTatcg ATTGTTTTGATGAGACATGACATAAGACGAGCCAAGCTTCATACAATAAATAAGATGGTGAAACAATCAAGAAAGCTTAAGAATAAACATGGAACTGAAGAGCAAAGAAGTAAATATATGAGGAAATATGAACGATTAATTGAAGAAATCAAAATGATAAAG gaattgaaaaatgatgaaatatctAAATTCTTCTTGGCAACTGATCaggattctttatttattctgaatGAT CCAAATAGTAATGCCAAATTGAAAGCATTAGCTAAAGTAGGTACAAATGATGTTTTAAAGGCATccttatatgaatttaaaaagaagtatCCTAATGCAAGCAATGAAGTGCCTTTATTGTTATCAGGATTGGGTAAACGAGTTAAAAAGCGAAAGAAAAATAAGTccgaaaatttaaaagaaagtaatattaataccaGTAATATAAGTCCCACTAAGAAGAAGTTTATTGGTAATGCCAATAGTTATAATGACCACAACCATACAATAAAAACGCAaggaaataatagatttttagtaaaacgtgtaaataaaagaagtcgtgataaaaaagaagaaacagatcCTACAAAGAAAGAAGGGACactaaatgtaaagaaatttaaaagtaatttaagtaaaatagatCAAATGGATCTcagtatattaaaagaaaataaattactggaaGAAAAACCACAAAAACCCAGTTTCAAAAAAGAGGACaagaaagatgaaataaaaattgctgaTCCATTCTTCGTTACAGCTGATAACACGGAATACATGACTGTAGCGACTAGTGAAAAACAAATCGAagtattgaaaaatgtaaatgaaaattttaaaagaaaatctgaaaaatatacaaattacaataaatttgaaaataataataataataatagaggtAAATTTACTGGGAAGAAAtttagtgataaatttaattttaaagaaagatttaatgGTAGCAAACATATAAATGTGAAACAGGAAAATAGATTTACTAGAcgaaatacaacaaataattcaaGCATAGTGGAAAGATTACATCCTTCATGGGAAGCCAAAAAGAAACAATCAGGTTTAATTATGACACAATTTGCTGGAAAGAAGATAGTATTTGAAGATTaa